A stretch of Paraburkholderia phenazinium DNA encodes these proteins:
- a CDS encoding cyclodeaminase produces the protein MTSASISILGEAQLRELVPLDLAAVDQVEAAFLALATEAVAMPPVLRLDLPGQHGEVDVKTAYLPRFASFAIKVSPGFFNNPSLGLPSLNGLMLVLSAQTGLTEAVLLDNGYLTAVRTAAAGAVAARWLAKQATPQVAMIGAGEQARLQLQALMLVRRVERVSVWARNRAAAERFAADTTARLGVHCDIARDVHHALAEADIAITTTPSRTPLVEAPDLHPGLHITAMGSDAEHKNEIAPAALAAARYFCDRMQQTRVLGELHHALEAGAVDVHATFSELGQVIAGQAKGRTHECDVTICDLTGTGAQDTAIAALALSRAREAGAGTIFRNEAKG, from the coding sequence ATGACGTCCGCCTCCATTTCCATTCTCGGCGAAGCGCAACTTCGCGAACTCGTGCCGCTGGACCTGGCAGCAGTCGATCAGGTGGAAGCCGCCTTTCTCGCACTCGCCACGGAAGCAGTTGCGATGCCGCCTGTACTGCGTCTCGATCTGCCCGGCCAGCACGGCGAGGTCGATGTGAAAACCGCTTATCTGCCGCGCTTCGCCAGCTTTGCGATCAAGGTAAGTCCTGGTTTTTTCAATAATCCGTCGTTGGGTTTGCCGAGTCTCAATGGATTGATGCTGGTGCTCTCTGCGCAAACCGGGCTGACTGAAGCGGTGCTGCTCGATAACGGTTATCTCACTGCCGTCCGGACCGCAGCCGCGGGCGCCGTCGCGGCGCGCTGGCTTGCAAAACAGGCAACGCCGCAGGTCGCGATGATTGGGGCCGGCGAGCAGGCACGCTTGCAATTGCAGGCGCTGATGTTGGTGCGGCGCGTCGAGCGCGTCTCCGTATGGGCCCGCAATCGCGCAGCCGCAGAGCGCTTCGCCGCGGATACGACGGCACGATTGGGTGTGCATTGCGACATCGCGCGTGATGTCCACCATGCACTTGCCGAGGCGGATATCGCCATTACCACGACGCCCAGCCGCACCCCTCTGGTGGAAGCGCCAGATCTGCATCCGGGCTTGCACATCACCGCGATGGGTTCGGACGCCGAGCACAAGAACGAGATCGCTCCGGCCGCACTGGCGGCGGCACGCTACTTCTGTGACCGCATGCAACAAACGCGCGTGCTGGGGGAGCTGCACCACGCATTGGAAGCGGGCGCGGTGGATGTGCACGCAACGTTTTCCGAACTGGGCCAGGTGATCGCGGGCCAGGCCAAGGGCCGCACGCATGAGTGCGATGTGACGATTTGCGACCTGACCGGGACCGGTGCACAGGACACGGCCATTGCCGCGCTCGCGCTTTCGCGTGCACGGGAGGCTGGAGCTGGAACGATTTTCCGCAACGAAGCGAAAGGCTGA